The Capra hircus breed San Clemente chromosome 25, ASM170441v1, whole genome shotgun sequence nucleotide sequence TGTTTTCCTAACACAcatggaaacacacacaaaatgaacagAATCCACCTATGggaaaactgagggtcagagacgTAAAGCAACTTGTCCCATGTAACACAGCTAACAAGGAGCAGGCTCCAGAATCCAAACCCAGGCCTGTCAGAGATGCCACATCCTCCCACTTGGCTGTAGGGATCTGAAGATCAGGATCACGGTCAAGTTCTCGCTCCTTGAATCCCGGCTGCTTACCTGGCCAGCAGTAGGGTGGGGATGCCCAGCATGGACAGCAGGGTGTGCTGGGGAGAGAGGCCAGCCTGGGTGAGGCCCAGGTAAGACAGCGCCCCTAGCAGCCCTGCTCCCCCAGTACCTGAGGACCAGCAGGAGATCACGGCCCTGAGAAGGAGAACACAGTAGCACTAGGCAGGACCAAAGCCAGCAGCgggacccccgccccccactcccCGCTCTGCCTGCTTACCTGGGGTAGAAGGCAGTGAGCGAGAGGAAGGTGACTTCCCCCAGACCTGAAGAGATGCTAGCCAAGACCACACCTGGGGGGGAGCAAGCATGGCAGTGGCTACAGCCAGCCTTTCCCCGACAGCCCCGATTCCCTAAGCAGGTGTGGCCGCAGCCTCCTCTGCAGCCACACGGAGGGGCTGAAAAGAcatctcctgggacttccctggtgatccagtggttaagaatctgccttccagtgtaggggatgtgagttcaatccctggtcggggacctAACATCCCACATGATGCCGGGCAACTAACttcatgctccgcaacaagagaacattgagccacagctagagaagaccTCACATGCcgcaaactagagaaagccctcttgctgcaaggaagacccaacgcagccaacaatcaaataaataaaaacagctcCCTTGGATAGGCTGGGCTCCAGATGTGAAGTGGAACCAAGCCCCTTGCTTGTACGTCCCCTCATAGGGAATGGCACCCTCCACCCACCCAGCTATCAAACCAAGAGCAAGAactcattctttttgtttgttttggctgggcgcgcagcttgcaggatcttagttccccaaccagttttccaacctgggccacagcaatgaaagcgctgagtcctaaccactggaccaccagggaattcccaagaattCCCTGTCCTTGATGCCTCCTCCACCTCCATCACAAACTCTTGGTGACTGCTCATCTTGATCTCCATCTATTCAGTCCATTTTCTCCCATCTCCCCTACCTATCCCTCCAGATTGACCTCATCTCCCATCTCCTACCATGACAGTCTTAGCAGGTGTCTGAGGGTTACAAAAAATGATTTCTCTCCTCTGGGAAGTTGGGAAGACTACCCTGTCTGTTGTGGATCCTTTGAACCCCCAACTTGACATAAAACCTCCCACTCACCACACAGGCTGATCGTCACCGAATGAGAAAAGGCAACTAGGAGGAAGCTTCCTGCAGCACAGATCCCACTGGTGAGCACCCGGGGGCtgaagggaggtgggagatggggatggtcagctccccagccctccccgcctccccactcACAGACCCCACCTGCCTTTCCTCCCACCACCCACACCCAGACCTGTAGGGCAGCAGATGAAGGCCAAGAGGAGCCAGCAATTTGATGATGAGGGTGGGAAGGATGTCAGCCAGAAGCACCGCCTGGGATCAGAGAATCAAATGAGACCCCAGACCTTCCCAGGGACAAGCCTCCCAACCCAGTGGCCAGGGAAAAGACAGAAACCCGATTAGATGGGCTACAAACACAGGTTCTGATATCACACAGGTCTGGAtcccagtcccagctctgccgcTCCTGAGCTATGTGTTCAGTATTCACattctctgagtttcagtttatttagaaaatggagataattatAGAGCCTAATTCACAGGACTGTTATATGGATTCAATAAGCTAACTCCTGCTGCACACAGGAAGTGCTCAGTAGATGACAGCCTTAATGATTAGAATCATGGGCGCTGGGTTCTAAGTGGGTGGGATCTATGGACCCAAaagaaggggaagggaaggagcagATGGGTACTCACTGCTGTGGAGACAGGGTTGCAGTCAAATCGAGATGAGCTATTGTGGGAGGTGGGCGTTGGGTCTGGGTCCACCtgatgagagagaagaaagtttttcacccagggaggcaggagggcagaCAAACAAGGCCTGGTTCCATTCCCAGCTCTGCTCTGACTTGGAAGGATGTCCTTGGGTCATCCCTGGCCTCTTGAGAGCTCACTTTCTCTATGGGCACAATGGGGAGGGGGTTTCCACGGGAGTCTCAAATTAACGGTCGACATGCCAAAGAGGGCCCTgtaaacagactttatttgggtaACACACTTGggaactttcattttaaaaacctagGTTCCAGAAAAATTTGCTCTTGGACCAAATTCCCTGTTGGACCTGCAAGGTGGTAGCTGCTCCTCCTAGGCCTGCCTCCTCCAGCTCATGATAGACAAGAAGTTCTCAACCAAAGGTGATTATACCCTCCAGAGAACATTTGGCCATGTCTGGAGACATTCTTGGTTGTCACCAACTGGAGGGTGAGGGACATTCTATTAGTGTCCAGTGGGTAGAGGCCGGAGATGCTGTTAAACATTGTATGATGCATAGGAAAATCacccaacaaagaattatccagccccaaatgtcaacaATAATGCTGGGGTTAAAAAACCATGCTTTAGACCATAGTTCCATCCAGCCAACATTTGAGTTTGCAATTGGTTTGCAAGAACCAAttgattcttttctaaaaaaagctttaaattttatccatttttggctgtgctgggtcttcattgttgcagtcttttctctagttgtggcaagtgggggctactctccagttgcagtggaCAGGCTTCTCACTATGGTAGCCCctctgttgcagagcaggggctctagggcactcaggaTTCAGGagcggcagcccacaggctccatagttgcggctcccgggctccagagcacaggctcaacggctgtggctcatgggcttatttgctctgcggcacgtgggatcttctcagatcagggactgaacccttgtctcctgcactggcaggcagattctttaccacagagccaccggggaagcccataccAATTGATTCTTAAAGGCCCTTACTGCTCTGAGGTCTGGAAACTTTAGCCATCTTGCCCCACCTCTTAGTCATCCCATTCCACGAGTGTTTCAAGTGGGTCTCTGCCCAAGGTGAGTCCCTCCTCTTCCCACAGcgactggtggtggtggtagagAGGGTCACTTACATGGCTCTGATTCCCAGCTGTTCTCTGGTGACTAAGGATGTCGTGGGCAGCGCTGAGCATCACCACGTAAGAGAAGTTGTTGCAGAGGCCCAAGAGCCTGGAGTGAGCAGGAcagattccccccacccccagttttattgagatacaagtGACAAAAGAGAATAGATCATAACTTCTATTTAGGACTACAATCTATCCACCGTCCCAGCACCACACCTCCCACCTTCCCATGCCTTCTTTTTCCTCTGTCTTCAGACCACATCCCCATGGAGTGGGAGGGTTCAAAATATAGGCCTCGAGATGACAAATTTAGGTTCACATCTAATCTCCAAGACCTCtcccaggaagagaaggaagtcaTCCTTGATGATTCTCTCCTCCAAGCTCCCACCATGACTCAGTCCCTGGGGCATTTCTCATCCACGGATCCACTGTCTCCAACTGTGGTACAGTAGAAAGATCCTGGGGGCTTGAAACCCAAAGGACTATGTTCAGGTCCCAAGTCTGCCACTTCCACTTGAGCGGCCTGAGTTGagtcatgtgtaaaatggggatacaAATTTCCCTGCTGACTATCTCACAGAGTGATGTAGAGATCAAAACAAGATAACACCCTTTATGATCTATGAAGGATCTTGTTCACTTACTCTCATCTCCCACAGCTGCTGTCAGTGATGGGTAGGGAACAGGGCACAGCAATAGAATTTCATGTGTCCTTTTCACAAGCCTACGAAGTGGTACTGCTGCTCCTCCCATTTTACtgctgagaaactgaggctcagagagagaagCCTCACTTCCAACCCAATCTGCTACCCAAGTCCTTGAtgcttgttgctgctgttgtaaacatcaccaagtcatgtccgactctttgtgacaccatggactgtagcctgcttggcttctctgtccatgggattttccaggtaaggatactggggtgggttgccatttccttctccaggggatcttcccaacccagggactgaacctggttctcctgcttggcaggtggattctgtactgctgagccaccagggaagctcccttgaTGTTTAAATTAGTGCTAAAATTATTTCCCAAGCCTCAGTGTTTCAATGATTTCAGGAGGTAGACAGATGACTTTTTAAAGTAGTGATGCATTTATTCAAAAATGCATTAAGAAAATACTGGCTTTCCATTCAGAATAGTGacttacagttttctttttaaaaatacaagtattTACAAATTTAAAGGCTGAGTTCATTgcagtaaaaacaaaaagaaaataaccctCCAGGTGATATGCGGAATGGaccaaaaggtgaaagtgaatgAGTGAAACGTGGAAAATTTACAGCGGACctcagggcaaaaaaaaaaacttccctggtggctcagtggtaaagaatctgcctgccacggcAGGAAATGTCGCTTCCACCCCTCggtgggaaagatctcctggaaaagcaaatggcaaatcactccagcattcttgctggaaaatcctgCTGGCAAAGGAGCctgcctggcaggttacaattcactgggttgcaaaagaatctcGACTTAGCGACCAACacaacaaacaataaaaatattttgtgaattcAGCTCCTTTTCTGAAACTCAACTCTTCCCACCCGCTTTTTACTTATTCAGGCCACTCACCAGAAGCCCACCGCGTTCTTCCAATGGGCGCCCTGACTGTCTTGCAGCGGAGGCCGAGGTGCCGGGTCTGTCTCCTCCCCTgaaagggggagaaaaagagggCATGACCCCCACCCCAGTCTCAGGTGCACGATGGTCCCACGGATATTCTCCCGGGGACGACCAGCGCCCGAGCCTGTCAGGTACGTCGCGAGGACAGAGGAAGTCAATCCCGTGAGGGTCGGCGGCTATACTCACCCTCGGAATCCGAAAGGCGCCGCGGCGAGCCCGCACAGCCTCCCATGGCATCAAGTTCTGGTAAAGTTGGCTCCAATGGGACGGATGAGGGTCTGAGACAGGTAAGAGGGATCAACGCCCCATTGCCGTCCCAGCTCCGAGTCCTCCGCTGCATTCACGCCCGGCGAGCCACGACCCTAACCCGAGGCTCCATCTCCCGCCCTCGCACGCCCTACCACCCCCGGTTATCGGACTCTGCCCCCGTCCTCTCTAAAGCAGGGGGCCCTGCAGCCTGTACCTTTAAGAGCAGCTGAACATTTCGCACCCGCACCCTTAAACAGACAGTCACGTGACCGCACCGGTGGGTCCCTCATCACGTGCTTCAAGGTCCTCACCACTTCCGGGTCTTCTCTCTGCCTTCGTTTTAGACCTTCCCAACTCCGGGGCGTAGGAGAGATAGAGGCTGGGAGAACCCGGGAACCACCGGTTTAAAACTGGTGTGGATAGGATAAGCAACAAGAGCCATGATGTTAGGTAGCAGCGCCCAAGGCCTTGAACGTCGTGCCAGCACTAGTCATGGCTACCAACGGCTTCAGCTTCTCTCACGGCCTGCAACTGCCAGAAACAAATATGGCCACACAGCTACCCAAGACTGTTTCTGGCTGACAACAAAGGCAGCCGCATCACATCATTCTTATTCCTATCTGTTGCCTTTAGATTGCTTTAGAAACTGTAAGTAAAGATAGCACCCACCTAATAAGATGTCATGAATTATCTCTTGGCAGTATCCAAGAGTTAAGAGAACTCTTTTCTTAATTTATGTTAGAACCAAGGTAGTTCAACCCtagttttgcagatgagaaaacaaaaaaggaaggtTACTGATGATTGTACAACATCAGACCTAAAGGTGACTTTAGAAACTCGGCATTAAGAAATAGAGCACCAGGGACAGGGTTGCTGGCTCAGCTGGCTGCAGATTCCTGCCTGCATTAAGGGTGATTAGACCAAATGATTCTAAGGCTGGAGATTCTGAGTCTGCGATCTCATCTAGTTCCTCTCATTGAAAATTTGGAAAGTGAGGCTCTGGGAGGGAATAGAGGAAGAGGTGTAGGTTAAAATCATTTGACGTAGTCCCAAATAAGGAGCAATTATTCTCTTACCTTCCTCTAGGTGGTAAAGCAGCATCCTGTGTTTTCTTCATCACGTCCTTCCCCTGCTAATCTCTCTTGTGGGCTTCCAACAGTCAGTGCCCACCTCTCCCAGCTCTTCCTCCCCACCAGGCCTTCAGACTTGCTGTTTGAAAGGTACCCCCTATGGTATGCTTCCCAGATCACTCAACCAATGAAAAACAGGATCCTACTACCCATACTGGGCTCTAGAAATTCAGCAACATGTCATACATGGCCTCCACCTTCAAGGAACTCAAAGGAAGGTGGGAGGTAGACGTGAATAACCACAATACAAAGTGTAGCCAAGTTTCGTTTTGCAAGAATGACTACAGATGAGCAAATGGGCATTGGAGCCACCAATCCAGCtctttcttcctctaggggaagCATTAATGACCCTGAAATGAGAAACCAGAGCTCTTACCAGCCCCCTGCTCACTCCTACTCTTTGTCCCCAGGCAAAACAGGAACCACAAACCCCAGCTTCCTCTCACAGAGACGCTGTGGCTTTGAGGGGAGACGGAAATGGCCGAGGTGTAAATACAAGACCTGAGTCACTTGAGCTGCAGTTGCCCCAAACTGCCTCAGCAGACCCCAATTCTGAGATCTCCGGCTCCCACTTTTCCCTTTTGGTCTTCCTCCCTTACCCTCTAGTTCCAAATGCACATCCAAGTCCCTTATGTGATAGATACCTATTTCCCAACCTGCGCTGGAAGCAGCTGTGGGCAGGGCTTGGGGTGGGGATACGTCAGGAAGAGACAGGGGAAGAGGAAGTGTCTTGGGCAGTGGGGAAGACTGGTTCAGTGGGTGGGGACAGTCATTATCGGTTTTctggacacacagagacagacaggatGGATTTCCTCCGGCTACATCTCCCTGGGCTGCATCAGGCCTTGAGGGGGGCACTGGTGAGAGGGGCATAGAGATGCTGGAGACTTTCACCCTGCTCTCTAGGGCCtcaccttcctttctccctttgaGTCTCTCCTCAAACCCAGATTCCTTCCCCAGGATCACGCAGCCTGTTAGCCCAATCTTCTCTGGATTTCAatcccccaacccccacaaaCACATCCACAGACCTCTCATTTGGGCCCTTTCCTACTCCTTCTGCAGGTCctgtcctcctccttcccccagatCCTAGAAcccctctttcttttcctgagtTCCTCTGGTCCAGGGCCCCCAGGGAAAGGGCTGGGCCTCCCCTTAATGCCTTttatctccctctctttttccctAGGAGTCTCTCAGCACCTTTGTTTCCTACCTTATAGGAGATGAAGTCCCCACTGTAGAGAGGAAGGAGGCATGTGCAGCTGAGGAATCGAGGGAGGTGGCTGCAGGAAGGCCCCTGGGGAAGGTGGAAGAGGAAGCCCAGGAGGCCCTGGAGGATCTTGGAGGCAGTCAAAGCAAGGAGAATGGAGGGCTGAGACAGCCTGGAGAGACTGGAAGATGCTGGGAGGAAAGCTCAGCTACACAAcagacctggggtgggggagaaggcaGCTCCCGTGGGTCTCAAGCTGAGAGGCAGGACACTGAGGACTGGGAGGCAGCCAAAGCCATCAGATGCCAGGATTCAGGTGTCCCCTTGGAGACCAGAAAGAAGTCTGAGGCAGGGTCTGAGGCTGGTCAAGATAGGAGGAGCCAAGCTCTGGAGAGCCAGGAGCATGATgagcaggaagtgaagagagaGGAGACACCGAGAACACGGGaatgggaggaggaagaggtcAGGGCCGCAGAGCcagtggtggtgggaggggtggaGTCAGAGTGGGCCTGGCACAAGGAGCCTGAGGGGAAGGCCGGTGCTGATGGGCACAAGGTGGCAGGGGATGGCAAGGAATCAGAGCAGGTCGTAAGTGAGGCAGCCGCAGCGGAGATCCAGGGCCCTGGGGCCAAAGGGGCTGGGAGGGAAGAAGCGGTGGCAGTGGTCAGGTGTGGCCGAAGCACAAGGGCACAGGGGACCCAGGAGCCAGGGGCAGAATCTGAGGATGGGGAAGCCTTGGGCAAGGAGGAGGCTGACCTCCCAGGAGTTGAGGAGACAGAATATGGGGCAGTTCCAGGAGAAAGGATCCCAGAGGGTACTGGGAGAGTCTGGGCCCTAGAGGAGACCTCTAAGAGAgaccaggaggaggaggtggatgaGAATAGAGAGACCGAAGCAAGCCTGTTCCCTGAACGGACCCAGGTCCTAGGAACCGGGAGAGTGGAAGAAGAAGCCAAAGGCCAGGCAGCAGGGAGGGAGGCTGAGGAAAGTCTGAGGTCAGTGGGGGAGGTAAGGGAGGGCTTTGAGGGCCAAGCAGATCAGGCTGAGGAAGAGGCCGTGGGGAGGCAAGACTCAGAGGTCAAGGCTGGTCAAGCCAGTCTCAAGGAGGTAGTACAAACAGATGAGGCTgaggagcagaggaaggagagttGCTTGGCCGCAGAGGCTGAGCTGCCC carries:
- the CLN3 gene encoding battenin isoform X3, coding for MGGCAGSPRRLSDSEGEETDPAPRPPLQDSQGAHWKNAVGFCYDLFSFVTCISIKLGVGGICPAHSRLLGLCNNFSYVVMLSAAHDILSHQRTAGNQSHVDPDPTPTSHNSSSRFDCNPVSTAAVLLADILPTLIIKLLAPLGLHLLPYSPRVLTSGICAAGSFLLVAFSHSVTISLCGVVLASISSGLGEVTFLSLTAFYPRAVISCWSSGTGGAGLLGALSYLGLTQAGLSPQHTLLSMLGIPTLLLASYFLLLTSPGPQDPRGEEDSDTAARQPLINNEASESKPGSGSPLSLQERWTVFKGLLHYIIPLVLVYFAEYFINQGLFELLFFRNTFLTHAEQYRWYQMLYQAGVFASRSSLRCCPIRHTWVLALLQCLNLAFLLVDVWLSFLPSIYLIFLIIVFEGLLGGAAYVNTFHNIALETSDEHREFAMATACISDTLGISLSGLLALPLHDFLCQLT
- the CLN3 gene encoding battenin isoform X1, with the protein product MQRRTRSWDGNGALIPLTCLRPSSVPLEPTLPELDAMGGCAGSPRRLSDSEGEETDPAPRPPLQDSQGAHWKNAVGFCYDLFSFVTCISIKLGVGGICPAHSRLLGLCNNFSYVVMLSAAHDILSHQRTAGNQSHVDPDPTPTSHNSSSRFDCNPVSTAAVLLADILPTLIIKLLAPLGLHLLPYSPRVLTSGICAAGSFLLVAFSHSVTISLCGVVLASISSGLGEVTFLSLTAFYPRAVISCWSSGTGGAGLLGALSYLGLTQAGLSPQHTLLSMLGIPTLLLASYFLLLTSPGPQDPRGEEDSDTAARQPLINNEASESKPGSGSPLSLQERWTVFKGLLHYIIPLVLVYFAEYFINQGLFELLFFRNTFLTHAEQYRWYQMLYQAGVFASRSSLRCCPIRHTWVLALLQCLNLAFLLVDVWLSFLPSIYLIFLIIVFEGLLGGAAYVNTFHNIALETSDEHREFAMATACISDTLGISLSGLLALPLHDFLCQLT
- the CLN3 gene encoding battenin isoform X2, translating into MQRRTRSWDGNGALIPLTCLRPSSVPLEPTLPELDAMGGCAGSPRRLSDSEGEETDPAPRPPLQDSQGAHWKNAVGFWLLGLCNNFSYVVMLSAAHDILSHQRTAGNQSHVDPDPTPTSHNSSSRFDCNPVSTAAVLLADILPTLIIKLLAPLGLHLLPYSPRVLTSGICAAGSFLLVAFSHSVTISLCGVVLASISSGLGEVTFLSLTAFYPRAVISCWSSGTGGAGLLGALSYLGLTQAGLSPQHTLLSMLGIPTLLLASYFLLLTSPGPQDPRGEEDSDTAARQPLINNEASESKPGSGSPLSLQERWTVFKGLLHYIIPLVLVYFAEYFINQGLFELLFFRNTFLTHAEQYRWYQMLYQAGVFASRSSLRCCPIRHTWVLALLQCLNLAFLLVDVWLSFLPSIYLIFLIIVFEGLLGGAAYVNTFHNIALETSDEHREFAMATACISDTLGISLSGLLALPLHDFLCQLT